From a single Ornithodoros turicata isolate Travis chromosome 8, ASM3712646v1, whole genome shotgun sequence genomic region:
- the LOC135366016 gene encoding neprilysin-1-like isoform X2 — MQQELSTEFRKYSPTKPLSSKKDRGKQYAKKHQTIPAQDVVPRPEGPPTSLTYDRRRSRRAIYTCITIVAIIAAMIGLGYYVRSHFSAATITDHAGCSSDGCKKAAAESRKMVNETVSPCEDFYLHACGKWISKYEEHDWSYTDQLSWDAIDLFHATLYKMQLNGTEDLAVLNMQMFYKSCYDHIMYPTEVKELLPKVRDVLSLNSESLRRQPIGSLFKYVVRVCLTAGRDWIYSISAYKEDTGMILSITPARSLHAKLKGSTPVIEYLREVLEYDSTLLEEVAKLDYRMKYGSSEYDNTSLVTVQDLPRVPSKLSGEDWVGAINSGLYIPQRLSLYDSISVTDMPALVNITTQFFTEDKELVSAYIFAQAFTQLLQFSFNSKDDPKFTCLVESFRNFRDPVANVAATLIGTPVTQMRLREFIDRVRNHTRDQMLSPGWMDAGSRSTVKTKLNTLRFKFFKPNKYFSDPRAPKMTSNFLKNYLDIVQYNKRESIRYPLPDPARPGQLSAFYQSTLYWKDVGVVTMSITDVIDPLYMDDREDDFHNYATTGAAIARLLYQAALETESAFDSITTKIHSWTENARKSYNRSADCYISRFLQDMKFQGEDSADLRVMLYSMAKGLKVASQLAGLQGNATQRLFFYRYCQRFCSTRRDEATLLKARHFCEVPLVDHKKFLVAFDCGPETRLGALKPCDES; from the exons AAACCATTCCAGCACAAGACGTCGTTCCACGACCCGAAGGCCCGCCCACGTCGCTAACGTACGACAGACGGCGCTCAAGGCGTGCCATCTATACCTGCATCACCATCGTAGCGATTATTGCGGCCATGATTGGGCTGGGCTACTACGTCCGCAGTCATTTTTCTGCCGCGACAATCACGGACCACGCCGGTTGCTCCAGCGATGGATGCAAGAAAGCGGCCGCAGAGAGCAGGAAGATGGTGAACGAGACCGTTTCACCGTGCGAGGACTTCTACCTTCACGCCTGTGGGAAATGGATCTCAAAATACGAAGAACATGACTGGTCGTACACTGACCAGCTTTCTTGGGACGCCATCGACCTGTTCCACGCCACCTTGTACAAGATGCAGCTGAACGGGACAGAGGACTTGGCAGTGTTGAATATGCAGATGTTCTACAAATCCTGCTATGACCATATCAT GTATCCCACTGAAGTTAAGGAGCTACTGCCAAAGGTTCGAGATGTGCTGTCATTAAACTCGGAAAGCCTTCGTAGACAACCCATTGGTTCCCTGTTTAAATACGTAGTACGTGTGTGTCTCACCGCTGGAAGGGACTGGATATATTCTATCTCGGCCTACAAAGAAGACACGGGCATGATACTCAGCATTACGCCAGCCAGGTCCCTCCATGCGAAGCTCAAAGGCAGCACGCCCGTCATAGAATATCTGCGCGAGGTCTTGGAGTATGACAGCACACTGTTGGAAGAGGTCGCGAAGCTGGACTATCGTATGAAATATGGCAGCAGTGAATACGACAACACATCTTTAGTAACGGTTCAAGATCTGCCCCGAGTGCCATCAAAGCTATCGGGGGAGGACTGGGTGGGTGCCATCAATTCAGGCTTATACATACCGCAGAGGTTGTCACTCTATGATTCTATTTCCGTGACTGACATGCCTGCACTAGTGAACATAACGACACAGTTCTTCACGGAAGACAAGGAACTTGTTTCGGCATACATTTTTGCACAGGCGTTCACTCAACTGCTACAATTCAGTTTCAACAGCAAAGACGACCCGAAGTTTACTTGCCTTGTTGAGTCGTTCAGAAACTTTCGTGATCCCGTAGCAAACGTTGCAGCAACACTCATCGGAACACCCGTAACACAAATGCGGCTTCGTGAGTTCATCGATAGAGTACGCAACCACACGCGAGACCAAATGCTGTCGCCAGGTTGGATGGACGCTGGGTCCAGGTCCACAGTGAAGACCAAACTGAACACGTTACGGTTCAAGTTCTTCAAACCGAACAAGTACTTTTCAGACCCGAGGGCGCCGAAGATGACTTCAAACTTTCTGAAGAATTATCTTGATATTGTGCAGTACAACAAGCGAGAAAGTATTCGGTACCCCTTACCAGATCCTGCGAGACCGGGACAACTTAGCGCCTTCTACCAATCCACGCTGTATTGGAAAGATGTGGGCGTGGTCACAATGTCGATTACGGACGTCATTGATCCTCTCTATATGGATGACCGTGAGGATGACTTTCATAATTATGCGACAACAGGTGCAGCAATTGCTCGGCTTCTGTACCAAGCTGCCTTGGAGACTGAAAGTGCTTTTGACAGTATTACTACGAAGATTCACTCGTGGACGGAAAAT GCGCGCAAGTCCTACAATCGCAGCGCGGACTGTTACATCTCAAGGTTCCTCCAGGACATGAAGTTCCAGGGCGAAGACAGTGCGGACCTCCGCGTCATGCTCTACTCCATGGCGAAAGGTTTAAAGGTTGCGTCCCAGCTGGCGGGACTGCAGGGCAATGCGACTCAACgccttttcttttatcgctatTGCCAGCGATTCTGCAGCACCAGACGCGACGAGGCAACGTTGCTGAAAGCCAGGCATTTCTGCGAGGTGCCTCTCGTCGACCATAAAAAGTTCCTTGTGGCTTTCGACTGCGGTCCCGAGACGCGTTTAGGAGCGCTTAAGCCCTGCGATGAATCTTAG
- the LOC135366016 gene encoding neprilysin-1-like isoform X1 yields MQQELSTEFRKYSPTKPLSSKKDRGKQYAKKHRASNEETIPAQDVVPRPEGPPTSLTYDRRRSRRAIYTCITIVAIIAAMIGLGYYVRSHFSAATITDHAGCSSDGCKKAAAESRKMVNETVSPCEDFYLHACGKWISKYEEHDWSYTDQLSWDAIDLFHATLYKMQLNGTEDLAVLNMQMFYKSCYDHIMYPTEVKELLPKVRDVLSLNSESLRRQPIGSLFKYVVRVCLTAGRDWIYSISAYKEDTGMILSITPARSLHAKLKGSTPVIEYLREVLEYDSTLLEEVAKLDYRMKYGSSEYDNTSLVTVQDLPRVPSKLSGEDWVGAINSGLYIPQRLSLYDSISVTDMPALVNITTQFFTEDKELVSAYIFAQAFTQLLQFSFNSKDDPKFTCLVESFRNFRDPVANVAATLIGTPVTQMRLREFIDRVRNHTRDQMLSPGWMDAGSRSTVKTKLNTLRFKFFKPNKYFSDPRAPKMTSNFLKNYLDIVQYNKRESIRYPLPDPARPGQLSAFYQSTLYWKDVGVVTMSITDVIDPLYMDDREDDFHNYATTGAAIARLLYQAALETESAFDSITTKIHSWTENARKSYNRSADCYISRFLQDMKFQGEDSADLRVMLYSMAKGLKVASQLAGLQGNATQRLFFYRYCQRFCSTRRDEATLLKARHFCEVPLVDHKKFLVAFDCGPETRLGALKPCDES; encoded by the exons AAACCATTCCAGCACAAGACGTCGTTCCACGACCCGAAGGCCCGCCCACGTCGCTAACGTACGACAGACGGCGCTCAAGGCGTGCCATCTATACCTGCATCACCATCGTAGCGATTATTGCGGCCATGATTGGGCTGGGCTACTACGTCCGCAGTCATTTTTCTGCCGCGACAATCACGGACCACGCCGGTTGCTCCAGCGATGGATGCAAGAAAGCGGCCGCAGAGAGCAGGAAGATGGTGAACGAGACCGTTTCACCGTGCGAGGACTTCTACCTTCACGCCTGTGGGAAATGGATCTCAAAATACGAAGAACATGACTGGTCGTACACTGACCAGCTTTCTTGGGACGCCATCGACCTGTTCCACGCCACCTTGTACAAGATGCAGCTGAACGGGACAGAGGACTTGGCAGTGTTGAATATGCAGATGTTCTACAAATCCTGCTATGACCATATCAT GTATCCCACTGAAGTTAAGGAGCTACTGCCAAAGGTTCGAGATGTGCTGTCATTAAACTCGGAAAGCCTTCGTAGACAACCCATTGGTTCCCTGTTTAAATACGTAGTACGTGTGTGTCTCACCGCTGGAAGGGACTGGATATATTCTATCTCGGCCTACAAAGAAGACACGGGCATGATACTCAGCATTACGCCAGCCAGGTCCCTCCATGCGAAGCTCAAAGGCAGCACGCCCGTCATAGAATATCTGCGCGAGGTCTTGGAGTATGACAGCACACTGTTGGAAGAGGTCGCGAAGCTGGACTATCGTATGAAATATGGCAGCAGTGAATACGACAACACATCTTTAGTAACGGTTCAAGATCTGCCCCGAGTGCCATCAAAGCTATCGGGGGAGGACTGGGTGGGTGCCATCAATTCAGGCTTATACATACCGCAGAGGTTGTCACTCTATGATTCTATTTCCGTGACTGACATGCCTGCACTAGTGAACATAACGACACAGTTCTTCACGGAAGACAAGGAACTTGTTTCGGCATACATTTTTGCACAGGCGTTCACTCAACTGCTACAATTCAGTTTCAACAGCAAAGACGACCCGAAGTTTACTTGCCTTGTTGAGTCGTTCAGAAACTTTCGTGATCCCGTAGCAAACGTTGCAGCAACACTCATCGGAACACCCGTAACACAAATGCGGCTTCGTGAGTTCATCGATAGAGTACGCAACCACACGCGAGACCAAATGCTGTCGCCAGGTTGGATGGACGCTGGGTCCAGGTCCACAGTGAAGACCAAACTGAACACGTTACGGTTCAAGTTCTTCAAACCGAACAAGTACTTTTCAGACCCGAGGGCGCCGAAGATGACTTCAAACTTTCTGAAGAATTATCTTGATATTGTGCAGTACAACAAGCGAGAAAGTATTCGGTACCCCTTACCAGATCCTGCGAGACCGGGACAACTTAGCGCCTTCTACCAATCCACGCTGTATTGGAAAGATGTGGGCGTGGTCACAATGTCGATTACGGACGTCATTGATCCTCTCTATATGGATGACCGTGAGGATGACTTTCATAATTATGCGACAACAGGTGCAGCAATTGCTCGGCTTCTGTACCAAGCTGCCTTGGAGACTGAAAGTGCTTTTGACAGTATTACTACGAAGATTCACTCGTGGACGGAAAAT GCGCGCAAGTCCTACAATCGCAGCGCGGACTGTTACATCTCAAGGTTCCTCCAGGACATGAAGTTCCAGGGCGAAGACAGTGCGGACCTCCGCGTCATGCTCTACTCCATGGCGAAAGGTTTAAAGGTTGCGTCCCAGCTGGCGGGACTGCAGGGCAATGCGACTCAACgccttttcttttatcgctatTGCCAGCGATTCTGCAGCACCAGACGCGACGAGGCAACGTTGCTGAAAGCCAGGCATTTCTGCGAGGTGCCTCTCGTCGACCATAAAAAGTTCCTTGTGGCTTTCGACTGCGGTCCCGAGACGCGTTTAGGAGCGCTTAAGCCCTGCGATGAATCTTAG